The sequence TCGTTGATGTAGGGGTGAACGATTGGCCGCGGAGTTCGGTGGTTCGGTGGCGGCGTCCGCCGTGGAGGAGTTACATAGCCGTGCGCCGAGCGGAGGAGTTCGCATGTCGTTGTCCCGGCCCGCTGGTTCGCCGGGCCCCGGCGGGCGCCTGGTCGACGTCGGGGAGCAGCGGCTCTGGGTCCTGGAGTGCGGCGCCGGGCCGGCCGTGGTGTTCTGCCACGGCTTCCCCGGCCTGGGGTACAGCTGGCGGCGACAGTTGCCGGTGCTCGCCGAGCACGGGTTCCGGGCCGTCGCCCCCGATATGCGCGGCTACGGCGGCAGCGACCGCCCGGCCGATCCGGGCTCCTACGACCGACGCAGCACCGTCGCGGACATGGTCGGGTTGCTGGACGCCCTCGGCATCGAGCAGGCGGTGTTCGTCGGCCACGACTTCGGTGCCGGGCTGGTGTGGGACCTGCCCCAGTGGGCGCCGGGGCGAGTACGCGGCCTCGTCGTGCTCAGCGTGCCGCGGGCCGCCCCGGGACGGGCCCGCCCCACCGACGTCTACGCCGCGGTCGGCGCACGCCACTTCTTCCACCTGCACTATTTCCAGCAGGCGGGCGTCGCGGACGCCGAGCTCGACGCCGCTCCCGAAGCGTTCCTCCGTCGGGTGTTCTGGGCGCTGGGCGGCGGCGGGAGCTACGCCGACGTCTTCAGCCACCCGGCGCAGGGCAACGGCTACCTCGACGTACTCCCCGAAGCGCCACCGCTGCCGTGGCCCTGGCTCCCGCGCGACGAGTTCGACGTCTACGTGGATGTCTTCGGGCGTACCGGTTTCACCGGCGGGTTGAATTGGTACCGGGCCGCCGATCACGTCTGGCGGGAGAAGCTCACCCGCCCGGACGAGCCGGTGACCGTGCCCACCCTGTTCGTCACGGGCAACCGGGACCCGGTTGCGCTGATCATGGGCGAGGCCGCGCTGCGCGCGATGCGGGAGAGCGTCCCCGGCCTACGCGGGGTGCACGTCCTGCCGGGAGCGGGCCACTTCGTGCAGATGGAGGCGGCCGACGAGGTCAACCGGCTCATGCTGAATTTCCTCGCCACCCTGCGCTGAGCGCCACTCTTGATTTCAAGCGTGGTTGAGGTTTTAGCGTCGCTCCATGAACACGATCGTCGCTGCTCGGGCCGGGAGACGTGAATGGGCCGGGCTGGCCGTGCTCGCGTTGCCCACCGTGATGGCCTCGCTGGAACTGACCATCCCGAACCTCGCCCTGCCGGCGATCTCGCAGGACCTCTCGCTCACCAGCGCGCAGTCACTGTGGATCGTCGACATCTACGGCTTCCTCCTCGCCGGCTCACTGATCACGATGGGAACGCTCGGCGACCGCATCGGCCGCCGTCGGCTACTGATGATCGGATCGACGTTGTTCGGCGTCGCCTCCGTGCTCGCCGCCTACTCCACCAGCGCTGAGATGCTGATCCTGACCCGGGCGCTGCTCGGCCTCGCCGGTGCGACGCTGATGCCGGCCGCGCTCTCGCTGGCCGCCTCCCTGTTCCGGGATCCCCGGCAGCGGACGGTGGCGATCAGCATCGTCATCGCCAGCGTCGCAGGCGGCACCGCGATCGGCCCGCTGATCGGTGGCTGGATACTCCAGCACTTCTGGTGGGGCGCGGTGTTCCTCATCGCGGCGCCGGTCACCGTACTCATCGTCGCCCTCAGCCCGCTCCTGCTGCCGGAGCACCGCGAGGAGCGGCCAGGCAGGATGGATCTGGCGAGCGCCGCGTTGTCGCTGGTGGCCGTGCTCTCGGTGATCTACGGCCTCAAACATCTGGCGGCCGGCGGTCTGGACGCCGTGTCCATCGGATCCCTCGTGATCGGTCTGCTCCTCGGGGCCTGGTTCGTCCACCGGCAGCACCGCAGCAACCCGCTGGTCGACCTCCGGCTGTTCCGCTCCGCCTCGTTCAGCGTCTCGCTGAGCACGCTGCTGTTCGGTGTCTTCGTCCTCTTCGGTGCGAACTTCTTCCTCGCGCAGTACCTCCAGTTGGTATTCGGGCTCTCGCCGCTGCGCGCCGGGCTGTGGACCGTGCCGTCGGCGTGCGGCGTCATCGTGGGTTCCATGCTCGCGCCGATGCTCGTGCGCCGGGTGCGCCCGGGATACGTGGTCGGTGCCGGTCTGGCACTCTCTGCCGTCGGATTCGCGGTGCTGACCCTGGTGGTGCCGGGTACCGGGCTCCCGCTGCTGGTGGTCGGCTCCGTCGTCATCTCGCTCGGCCTCGGGCCCATGATGACGCTCACCACCGAGCTCGTCGTCGGCTCCGCACCACCGGAGCGGGCCGGCGAGGCTTCCGCCCTGTCGGAGACGGCGCCCGAGCTGGGCGGCGCACTCGGCATCGCGATCCTCGGCAGCGCCGGTACCGCCGTCTATCGCGCCCAGATGGCCGATACGGTCCCACCCGGCCTGCCGGAGGACGCGACGCGGGCCGCGGAGGAGACCTTGGGCGGCGCCGTCTCGGCCGCCGAGCAGGTGCCGGACCCGGTCGGCGATCAGCTGCTCGACACCGCCCGAGAGGCCTTCACCGACGGGCTGCACCTGATCGCCGGGATCAGCATCGTCGTGCTGGTCGCCACGGCGGTCGGGATCTCGGTCCTGCTCCGCCACATCCGTCCCTCTAACGAGTCGGAGCAGGGGAGAGAGGTCACGGGAGCGTCAGCGTCACGGCGATCGCCGGGCCGAACGCCACGCTCAGCAGGTACACCACGGTGAACAGTCCCAGCGCCTCCGCCCGGGAGGAGGCGGGGACGACCGCGGTGGCGCGGACGGCGAGAGCGCCCTGACCGGTGGCGGCGGCCAACGAAGCGGTAGCCATCGCGGCCAGCAGCAGCGGTACGGCGGTAGCGACCGCGGCCACCAACGGTGCGGCGACACCGGCGGCGAGAAGGGCGGCGACCACCACGCGGGGCGACACCCGGGCGGACACCGCGACCAGGAACGCCGAGCAGAGACCCCCGAACAGGTAGGGAGCCAGCAGCACCACCCCGGTATGCGCACTCGTCCAACCGGTGTGGGACTGCAGCAGGTCCGGTGCGGCGTACAGCAGGGCGAAGTTGCCCACGCCCAGCGCGAAAGCCAGCGCGCACGCCGCCAGGAACCGCGGGTTGCCGATCAGGACGGCGGGCACGGCGCCGTCGGGCCGGGAGCGTACCCGTGCGGCCACGAGCAGCAGCAACACGACGGCGGCCGGTCCGGCGGCGAGCGGTCGGTGCGGAACGACGACCAGCGCGGTGACGAGCAGGGCCAGCAGGACCATGCCGAGCCCGTCGAAGGGCGTCCGCGCCTGCTCCGGCGCGGTACCGCCCCGGCGGGTCGCGGGGACCGCCAGTACCGACAGCAACGGCAAGGCGAGCGCGGCCCGCCACGAGAACACGTCGGCGACGAGCGCACCGACCAGCGGTCCGGTGGCACCGACGACCGCCAGCGACGCGGTCGCAACGCCCATCCGCCGGGCCGAGTCGGCCAGGCTCATCGCCGCGATCGTCAGCCCGGCCGAGCCCAGCGCCTGCACCGCGGCGCCCACGACCAGCACCGGCAGGACCGGGGCCAGCACGATCAGCAGAGTCCCGGCGGACAGCAGTGCGGCCGAGGCGGTCAGCAGGGCCGGCAGCCCGCGGCGGGCCGGCAGCGCGGCCAGCAGCGCGGTTCCCAGCGCGATGCCCCAGCCGAAGGCGGCCACGGTCAGGGCAGCCGCGCCGGGTCGCACGGCCAGGGCCCGCGCGACGTCGTCGACGATCAGCGCCGGCGCGGCGATCCCGAACGACAGTGGACCGGCCAGCACCGCGAGCCAGGGCGTCGACACCCGGCGCGCAGCCGTCGGGGCGGTAGAGACGGTCACGGGACGCTCCTTCGATGTCGGGTCGCGTCCAGCCTGGTGACGCCACTTACGGTCGACTGACCGTCGGCTGACCCGCGCCGGGCCGGGGCCCCCGGCCGGTTACCGTTGCGTCGTGCGATTCGGGGTGCTCGGCACGGTGGCGGTGTGGACGTCGGCGGGCGCCGCCGTCGCCGTGCCCGGCCTGAAGGTCCGGGCGTTGCTGGCCGACCTGCTGGTGCACGAGGGGCGTCCGGTCTCCGCCGACCGGCTCGTCGAAGACCTGTGGGCCGAAGGGGCGCCCGGCAAGCCGCTCGGAGCGTTGCAGGCCAAGGTGTCGCAACTGCGCCGGGCACTGGAGACCGG is a genomic window of Cryptosporangium minutisporangium containing:
- a CDS encoding MFS transporter, with protein sequence MTVSTAPTAARRVSTPWLAVLAGPLSFGIAAPALIVDDVARALAVRPGAAALTVAAFGWGIALGTALLAALPARRGLPALLTASAALLSAGTLLIVLAPVLPVLVVGAAVQALGSAGLTIAAMSLADSARRMGVATASLAVVGATGPLVGALVADVFSWRAALALPLLSVLAVPATRRGGTAPEQARTPFDGLGMVLLALLVTALVVVPHRPLAAGPAAVVLLLLVAARVRSRPDGAVPAVLIGNPRFLAACALAFALGVGNFALLYAAPDLLQSHTGWTSAHTGVVLLAPYLFGGLCSAFLVAVSARVSPRVVVAALLAAGVAAPLVAAVATAVPLLLAAMATASLAAATGQGALAVRATAVVPASSRAEALGLFTVVYLLSVAFGPAIAVTLTLP
- a CDS encoding MFS transporter, whose protein sequence is MNTIVAARAGRREWAGLAVLALPTVMASLELTIPNLALPAISQDLSLTSAQSLWIVDIYGFLLAGSLITMGTLGDRIGRRRLLMIGSTLFGVASVLAAYSTSAEMLILTRALLGLAGATLMPAALSLAASLFRDPRQRTVAISIVIASVAGGTAIGPLIGGWILQHFWWGAVFLIAAPVTVLIVALSPLLLPEHREERPGRMDLASAALSLVAVLSVIYGLKHLAAGGLDAVSIGSLVIGLLLGAWFVHRQHRSNPLVDLRLFRSASFSVSLSTLLFGVFVLFGANFFLAQYLQLVFGLSPLRAGLWTVPSACGVIVGSMLAPMLVRRVRPGYVVGAGLALSAVGFAVLTLVVPGTGLPLLVVGSVVISLGLGPMMTLTTELVVGSAPPERAGEASALSETAPELGGALGIAILGSAGTAVYRAQMADTVPPGLPEDATRAAEETLGGAVSAAEQVPDPVGDQLLDTAREAFTDGLHLIAGISIVVLVATAVGISVLLRHIRPSNESEQGREVTGASASRRSPGRTPRSAGTPR
- a CDS encoding alpha/beta hydrolase, which translates into the protein MSLSRPAGSPGPGGRLVDVGEQRLWVLECGAGPAVVFCHGFPGLGYSWRRQLPVLAEHGFRAVAPDMRGYGGSDRPADPGSYDRRSTVADMVGLLDALGIEQAVFVGHDFGAGLVWDLPQWAPGRVRGLVVLSVPRAAPGRARPTDVYAAVGARHFFHLHYFQQAGVADAELDAAPEAFLRRVFWALGGGGSYADVFSHPAQGNGYLDVLPEAPPLPWPWLPRDEFDVYVDVFGRTGFTGGLNWYRAADHVWREKLTRPDEPVTVPTLFVTGNRDPVALIMGEAALRAMRESVPGLRGVHVLPGAGHFVQMEAADEVNRLMLNFLATLR